The genomic region ATGTGCCATTCCGTCGCCTCCACCATGGCTGTCTCTCTTCTTGGGTCCCGCTGTCTTGACACGATTCCGACTCTTGATGACATCCGTCTTCAACGAGATTGGACGGGCCCGACCGTGCAACTTCAGGAACAGGCCGCAGGCATTGCATAGGACCGAACCACTCTCATCGCGCCGCCACAACGGTGTCGTCGATGTCTGACAGTTCTGGCAGACAGGCTATGAATGTAAGTTAGCATTGCGATGGCTCTACATTCAAAGTGCCTGTGCCTGAAGGATGTGCACAAGTTTCACGCGGCGGTAGGTGCAGAGCAGACTGGCGACGACGCTGATCGCCTAGTCCAATGCATACACATGCTCGAGCGTTCGCACTCTTCATGCATTCTAATGTTGCTCGCGAAGTTGCGTACATGTACGCCGCAATGCCTTTCCAATTGCGATTCGACGGCCTCCAATCGATAAGGGTTTACTAAGCAGAAATGCGAGACGGGAGGGGAATTCATCTTACCGCGACATTTGACGAGGTTGAAGCAGGCGCCGAGAAGTGTGCAGGCTGTGTCGACATGTGCGCGCTATTGCTTGGGGTGGATGATCGAGTGCTAGAGAAGGAGAAAAGGTCAGAACAGTTTGAAGTTCTTCGGCCAAGCTTATCAGGCGTCTGACCGGGGTGCTACATGTAGCCGAGAGATGAAGACGTGCGAACTGTGAAGCACGCAGCCACGATACCGCCGATCCTCAACTGCATGTGTGCTCCACGTGGAGTCTTGTATTCACTCACCTTCCTTCAGCACTTCCCTGACTTGCTACTGCGATCGGGGCTTGTGCAGCACACGCCGCTAGAGCAGAAAGTGAGCTGCTTCCGTTGCCTGCACCAGCTGTGCCTGCTCCCAGCCCATTGAGCGATGACTGCCGAATGCTCTCGTATGAGTGATGTGAGGCTGTAGATGGAGGTCGTGCGATCTCGAAGTCGTTGTGGTGGACCGTGCTATGCGGGCCAGTCGGGAAGTGCTGAGGCGCGCTCGGAGCAGCGTATTGAAGCATTGGGTGTTTGTGGGATGGGGTGGTATTATCGTGATCGTGATGTAGTCGTGATCCGGATAGCAAAGCGATGGTCTATGGTGTTTGAATGCGAGGAAgcggaaggaggaggagttCTGGCATGCGTCGGCTGGTCAAGTTGTTGAGAATTAGAAGAATGCTGTCTGTGCACGTCGTGTTGTCAAGACCAAGCCTTTTACAAAGTTACAAAAGATGTTGTCACCAAAGACAACGTATGATGAGAAAGTAGGTGCATCTCAAGGATAACAAGTTCCACGCAGCAAGCGATAGGAGAGACAGCAGCACAGAGATCCCTGGCCTCTAGCGGCGCCATGCATTGATCGAGATTGCGCAATTAACATGACCGTACCTGTCGGCCACCATAGATTGATCCCTCTCCTACCTTCGTGCCCGTCGCATATCACAACCAGAAGTAGAAGCAGGTCACAGGATATTGTAGCATCTTTTCGCATGCCGATTAAGGATGTTCTCGCGTCATCATGGTGTTCGGAGCGAATGCACTCCCTTGTCTGGCGCCCGGCAGCACTTTGCGGCCGGAAAGTCAATGAGGTGCGGCGGACTGACAAGATGCCCTCTTGATATTGCATAGCGATACAGTACCTAGTGGACATTGCAGCAAACAGAAGAGCAGAACGACCTGATTCTCACGGCGCCTTTCCTTCCCATCAACACATCAACACACCATCTGGCCGCGTTGTTGTTCGCGTCTGCGTTGGTAGATTGGCATCACGTAGCGCGTTAGTTCTGTAGCGGAGATCGGGCCGTTTGAGATTCACGTTTCCGCAGAGCCTCATCCTTGCGCCAGAGCTCCACCTGCCTTCCGTCACCCTGACCCTTCACATTCTGCCATACAACTTGCTGTACAAGAACGCGGATCCCATGATCGTCAGGCATCAGACCAGTCCATAACATGCCAGGCAAGCGACCTGCCACCTCTGGCTATGCCCGTATTGCACAAGCGGAGGAAGAGGACAGCTCCGACAACGAGGATCCCTTTAATGACCCCTCCAACACAATCTCGTTCCCGACCACCGACTATGCGCCTATACAACCACGCCGACGAGACTCAATACGACTACCGAGTGGCTCAAATTCGCCGGGCAGGCCCGGACGACGACGGCGAGCCAACAGTGGAGTCGACATCAAAGCTATAAATGCTAGGCTGGAACGATGGGCCGACGAGATCAAGGATCGTTTCAAGAGGAGAAGAGTGAAGGGCAAGACTTCAGAGGAAGAACAGCTGGAGATACATCACTCCGTCTTCCAAGCCCCCGACTGGATCCGCCCAGCGACGAAGGAAACCTTGGAGGCCGACTATGGTGACGAAGGAGAACGAATGTCGAAGCTGGAATTCGATGATCTCGTCGAGTCTGTCAGGACAGCGATCGAGTTGGGGCTTCATCCGAAGCTCATTGCCCAAGGGAGTAGTGGCTCATACTTTGCACGCAGTAGCGGCGGTAAGGTCGTGGGCGTCTTCAAGCCGAAAGATGAGGAACCGTATGCGAGCAAGAACCCCAAGTGGACGAAGTGGATTCATCGGAATCTCTTTCCCTTCGCCTTCGGCCGTGCCATGTTGATTCCGAATCTTAGCTATGTGTCAGAGGCAGCGGCTTATGTGTTGGACTGTCAGCTGCGGACAAACTTAGTGCCATACACAGATGTGGTTGGCTTCAGCAGTAAAAGCTTCCACTACGACTGGATGGATCGCCGAGCCTATTACCGTAAAGGACGGCCTCTGCCGGAGAAGCTAGGGTCGTTTCAGGTATTCCTCAAAGGATACAAGGGAGCTACTGACTTCTTCCGCGAGCACCCCTGGCCTGACCAATCGACTCAAAACTTCTCGAATGTTCCCTCGCAAAAGCGCAAAAGACGGAAACGGTGGGACGAGAATTGCCGGCCCAAGAGCAGAGGAGGCACAGACAATGACTACGACAGTGACGATGAGGAGGAAGGCACGAACTCTGGCTCTCAAAGTAGGCAAGAGCACGCATTTTGGAGCGAGGAGCTGCAGCAGAGTTTCCGAGAAGAGCTCGAGAAGCTCGTCATATTGGACTATGTTATGAGGAATACGGACAGAGGTACGGATAACTGGATGATCAAGATCGACCGGGAGACACAAAAAGCCACAATCGTGAGTGAGCCAATACAGCTGGATGGAAAAGCGGACGATGATGTCGGCTACCACAGGCGGAAGGAGAGCATGTCAGCAACGCCCAATGGTGAGGGCACGCCGAAAGAGAATGCTATACCCAGAGTCGGTGCCATCGACAACAGTCTGTCGTGGCCGTGGAAACACCCCGATGCCTGGCGGAGTTATCCTTTCGGCTGGCTGTTTTTGCCAGTGAGCTTGATCGGACGGCCGTTCTCGGAAAAGACCCGGAAACACTTCCTCCCACTCCTCACTTCGAAAGAATGGTGGAGTGAGACTCAAGTCAAACTGCGAAGGTGTTTTGAGATCGATGCGGACTTCCAAGAGCGCATGTTTGCACGACAAATGGCTGTCATGAAAGGACAGGCTTGGAATGTGGTCGAGACCCTCAAGACACCTGATCATGGCCCGCTAGAGCTCACCCGGCGCAATCGCGTTCATGTTTGGGATGATTTGGTAGATATACCTGTCGCAGTACCGTTGCCACGAGCCTCCGAAGAGATGCGCCGCAGGGCAGCAGCCAGTAATGCAGCAGACTCTCAGAGGCGAGCATTGGCCGTAGCGACACCGCCACGCCGCCACGAAGAAGAAGAGGAGATGGATATAACATCTACCCTCCAGCCAGGCACTGCGGCTAACAGTGCAGATCTTCTTGGACTGACGGGCACGTCTTTACCAACCGGCGTCAATCGGTTCAATCAATCGCGGCAGCCGTCCGCCCAAGACATAAATCGTCCTGAAGCACAGGaagtcatcaaagagcaTCTCTCACCAGAGCTACAACCGAAGGAACTGAAGTTCTCGCCTTCGACCTTGAACACCGGCACAAGACCAGGAACGTATAGATCACGGACTGGAGAGAATAGAATGAGCCACGACATCCCGCGCAGCCAGTGGCAGGCGAGTCCGCAGACACGAAGTCGAAGGTTCAGCTTGAACTTCTCGAGAAGCAACAGCTTGGGCGCGTTTGATGATGATGGGGACCTTGGTTATGCGGCTGCTGCGGATCAAGAGAGCAGTATGCGGAAGGTGATTGTTGAGAGGCTTGAGATGGTCAAGAGCAAGCCTCCGGTATTTACGTGGTGTTAGGAGGGTGTTTGAGATGTGCAAGATATCCCAGTGCTTGTTATACTTGTTACTATAGAGAGCGCTCCGGGGGTAGAAGGTCTTTTGGGCGGTAGACAGCACGACTACGATCATGTGCTACTGATGACTACATTGGACACTGCGCAGTCGAGAGAGAGTGGCTGAGATTCCAAGCTCTCGCGCCCCGAGCCAGGCATGCTGTCGGCTGGCGGCTTGGTGCAACGGTGGCTTGCTGGTGTGACTGCCAATAAGGTGGCAGTGCGAAGGCAGCACAATATATGTGTTCACATTCGCCGATCAGTGGTCACGCAGGGCTTTCAGTCAACAGCATGTCGACCAATGATACAGGAAGCAACAGTGCGAGATCTGTATCCACCGCGCTCGATACCTCTCGTCGCGAGATCCGCATATTGGCCATCAACCCTGCTGACGACCTCGACAGTATACTGGTGTGCAACTTGCAGACAGTCGCCTTAGACGACTGTACGCCTGAGTACCGCGACAGTCTTCGCTCCGGAATCGCTGCAACGGATGTCAAAACTGGAGCTCAATATGAAGTCTACTGCAGAGACTGTGCCTACGATGTTCCGTGCTCAAAGATCAAGATACCTCGGTGGCGATTCCGTAACCAGCGACTCTCTTGGTACGAGATGAAACGAGCCTTTGGAATGCATCCAGACATGGAAGACCCGACCGACGCCATGTCAACACCAGCTCTTACTGTCAATGATCCGATGGTACTGGTATCGGCACCATGGAGGACGGCTTGCGTCACGCCACGGTACACATGGGGTGACTACCAAGCTCTTTCTTACTGCTGGGAGTCAGAGGAAAAGGTTTGCAAGGTGGTCCTAAACGGGTGCACTGTCTTGATCCCTAAGAACTTGGCAGCGGCTCTCAGACGACTCCGCAGAACAGAGGAAGTCCGCTCCGGATTGAAGATCTGGTGTGATGCATTGTGCGTCGACCAAGATAATATCGCCGAGCGGAATCATCAAGTCTCGCTGATGGGCAATGTGTACCGCGGTGCTCTGGCTGTTGTCGTTTGGCTTGGTCCAAGTGGTGACGAAAGTCAAAGCGCTTTTCACAGTATGCTACAGCTGCATCATGTTGAGAACGCGTTCTGCTGGAATCCCGAACCTAGGGATCGGAACAACTGTGAGGATTGGCTACGCGGCATACCTTGGGTGGCTGTACTGAAGCTTTTCTCGAGAACCTACTGGCGTCGACTTTGGATCGTGCAAGAGTTAGCTCTCAACAACCAGATGACGGTCTTCTATTGCGGTGACGAGCAGATCTCCCAAGAGGCTCTCTCCATTGTAGCAGCACTTATGAGGGACATTTCCAGCACCATCACCATTACTCTGCTGGCGCAGCGTACGAGCAGTGGCGACAGCACTGGCAGCTCACAGCAATACTCTCAGCCAGAGATATATGCGCTTTGTGATCATGTGCGCGTTTTGTCAAGCGACGATGACTTGGAAATTGGCAGATATTCTGAACCTAGCACAGAAAGCAGGTTGCAAGGATGCTAAAGACAAAGTCTATGGTGTACTGGGTTTTCTGCCACAGGAACTGACCAAGGGACTTGCTGCCAATTACAACGTCAAGAAGCAAAAGCTCTATCTCGACTTTTCGCAAAGACTTCTTGAGCACAGTGGTCTTACCGGCCTGCTGTGCTGGGCACACAATCCGGCAGACGCTTCACCCTCCTGGATATCAGACTGGACCGTCAAGTTTCCTCGCAACCATGTGCAATGGCTAATGAGACGGGACTCTGCGCGGAATACGGACTTGATGGCAAGGCCTTGGATTTCGCGGGAAGTCGGGCAGCTATTTTGCAGTGCTGTGGTGGTCGACTCGGTCCATCTGCTCTCGCAACGAGACGAAAGCACCTATGAGGAGGGACTCCTGTGCTCAGACCAACATCCCGGCCGTTTGGATAGGAGGTCACAGCTTGTGGGCCATCGCTATGGGCCATTGCTGCAGCAGGCTCTTGAATTAACCATTTTGATGTCGCACCCAAACAGTCGAACAGTCTCGGTGCCATGCCCAGAACAAGACACAAAAACAGACAGGGCCCTCAGCGCGATCTACTGGACAGAAGACTGTAGCACCAATATTCGAGGATCGCATCGTTCTTGCGCAGTCTCCGAGGCAATGCAGTCGGTCACAGATAATCCATTGTGGGAGTACTTTGATTCGTTCCGCAAGTCGAATCAGCGTCTTGACATATTCGGCACGCCATTTCGTGATTTCTTCTTGTCGGAATCTGATATCGCGAGAAGGAACCTGGACGGCCACGATGTGGCCAACATGAGACTCGCTGTTCTAGCTCTTGAAGGCAGGAGGCTGGTCACAACATCGACAGGGTACCTTGGCCTGGTCCCTGAGCAGTCAAGAAAAGGAGACTTGATCGCTGTGCTTCGTGGTTGCAACTTCCCAGTGGTGGTGCGGCCGCTAAAGTGCGACCTCGAGATGGTGCGCATGTCTTGTCGTCGCTACAGATATATTGGCGAATGTTACGTGCATGGCTTGATGAATGGTGAAGCAATCGGTGGGAAAGATGCTGGCAAGCTGAGCGAAGCAATGATTGCGCTGGTCTGAGAGCAGCTCCATGGCATCGCGGCGCTGCTGGTGCTTTCCATGCCTGCGCACAGTGCCATCAGTATGTCCTTCCCTGATTCGTATATCGATATCGCCTGGCGGAATGAGTGATGAAGGACCAAGGTCGCCGTTACAAGATCTTTCCAACTCGTGCATGTTCGTGTGGGACACCGTGATCACATCACATTCCATGCGCACTTTTCTTCGAAGAACGCCAAGGCTCATCCTGCTCTCGCGACCTGGCTCTGTGCCTCCGCCCATTCATTGGGATCAAGGACCAACGTTCCTACGCAGAACTTGTCTTTGTGATCAACCTTCTTGAAGTAGAGGCCCACTGTGGCTTCGGATAGATCTCCTTCATACACAAATCGGTCATCCTCCTTCCTGCTCCACTCCTTGGCCACGGCGTCCAACAACTCCTTCAAGCGAGTGCCTGCGCTGGATGGTGGGTGGTCGTATGCAGGAAGTGGAGCGAACGAGTGGCTACCACGGACAGAAATCAGGCGGAAAGGCGGTGCGGCTTAGGGCAGTAATCAGCGGATAGCCACTGCGCATGTGACGCGCAAGTCGCGTCGGTATTGCGGTGTGGCGTTGCCGAAGCACAAGCACGAGGATGGCCGAAGCACAAGCACGAGGATGCTTGGGAGAAGTCAGTCGAAGGACTGATTTGTAGGCACGCGGGTGTTGCATGTGCAGGCTCACCAATCCACCAGTTCAATTCAAATGTTGCCTCTTCACCAGAACGCCTCGCTAAATTCCGGTGGCTGTCTCAAGGCGCCGGAGGGCATGCTGCACCTCAATCACGATCTCTGCCAATCTCGCCCTTTCCACGCTCTCGCTCCATCTCCAGCTTTCGCTCTTCTTGTCGCTTCCAATGGCTGCCCTCTTCGTAGTCCTTGCTGATGCCCAGCGCTCTTCGCAGCTTTTCACTCTCGTCCATCTTCGCTCGCGCCAACTCGTGCACTTGGTGGGACTTCAGACCCTTCGCGGCTGGGCCACCACCCGATGTGCTCTGCTCCGACTCCAGCTTCTTTCGCAGTGCATCGCATTGGTCGTCGATGTCGTCTTCGTCAAGCCTGCCAGATTGTTAGTATGCATGCATCGTCTCTTGCCTCGGAGTCACCCATACCCTTCATCTTCGAGTTTGTCGCGCAGCTCGAACACTTTCACCTCAGTCTCGCGCTTGCGATCGTGCTCTAGCATCTCCTTGTCGGGCTGTCGTTGTCGGTGCTTGATCGAGTCGATGTCGGTGGGGTATGGCTTGGGATTGTCGCGAGGTCGGAGATTGGCCGAGTTGCGCTGCACGTAGCCAGATGTGCCTGAACCTCTCGGTGTGGTGAGTCCTACGTTCGAAGACATCTTGGCAGTGTAGCAGTGAGCAGAGCGAAAGGTGGTTGATGTTGCAGTAGCGCAGAATCCATGTCATATGCACAATGTCCCCGCCAAACCTTCCTCACGTCGCAGTGAGTCAGTGACGCATCGTGCATCTTCACATGCGACTCACAACATGAATTCTAGAAGCTCATACTTCTTGCACCTgcacttcttcttcttcttcttcttcttcttcttcttcttcttcttcttctcttCTTCGTCAACACCCGCCATGCCTTCAGCAACGATCGACGATATTTCAGCATCCAGCATAATGGCGGAACCAATCGACGACGATGCTTCTTCAAGCAGTACTCCCTCCACGTTACCGTTCCCGCCTGTCACCAAGTCCCAGATCATGCACTGCTCCTACCATTACTGGCATCCCAAATACAGAGCCATCACACCCAAGGCTAGACTGATCCCTCTCACACAACCTTTCATCGATTACCTACGCGCCGACGGAATCATACTCCCCGACGACGAAGAGCCAGTTGATCATTGGGACTCAGACAGTGGCGTCTTCTCTTCCTCAGACAATCCGGAGGCAAGAGATGACAGTGATGATGAGGAAGAAGTGGATGTGGCGGCAGACTGGAGAGATGTCCATCAATCAATCAAGAGCACCATCGACGAACTCGGCGGCAAGGTCATGCCCAAGCTCAACTGGTCTGCACCAAAAGATGCAACATGGATGAATGCAAACACAATGGAGTGTAGAACACCCAGTGATATCTATCTGTTGCTAAAGAGCTCCGACTTTGTTACGCACGATCTCGAGCATGCATTTGACGACTGCGTAGACACACCGGACTCAACAATATCACAACGCGACATTCCATACCACCTTGTGCTGCGGAAAGCCGTACCCACCTTCAACCCTTCTGTCGAGTTTCGGTGTTTCGTTCGAGAGCGAAAGCTGTTGTGTATATGTCAACGCGACCTCAACCACTTCGACTTCCTTCTCAACATGCAAGATAAGCTGCGATCGATGATCAAGGAGTTCTTCGAAGTAAGACTACGAGACTCTTTTCCCGACGAGAGCTTTGCCTTCGATGTTTACATACCACAACCGTACGATCGAGTCTGGTTGGTCGATTTCAACCCTTGGGCGCCGAGGACAGACCCAATACTTTTCAGTTGGCTGGAGCTATTGAGCATGGACGCACCTCAGGAGCCAGGACCCATCCCAGAAGGCCAGTTCGCTCGACTGTACTTCAATGCACCCAAGCCGGAAGGACTCGATACTGCTGCGTTAGAGGCTCCCGCGAACGAAATTGACGGTTCGtcagaagaagaagaagaagacgAAGAGGACGCTGATGAAGAGCTGTATCTGCCTGAGCTGCGTCTAGTCCGTAAGACAGATCCCGAAGCATACAGCTTCGCTACTCCCCAGTACAGCGCGCACAAGCTACCCAAGGACGTTGTCGAAGCTGGTGCAAGTGGCGAAGGGCTACGCGAGTTCGCGCGGGACTGGCAGAACATTCTCGAAAAGCGTCGAGGTGAAGACGCTGCAGCAGAAAGCAGTGACGATGATTGAAACGATGATCACGATAATGAACAATGGGTCCATGGCAGACTTGCTTGCTCTTCCATTGAATTGGATGCTTATGCCTAAGCACTACCGGGCTCTAACCTTTCTTTGCATAAGCAGGAGGAAGGTCCTGTCCGCTGCGCAACTGAATCTGGCCCGGCGTGTTCCTGGATGGTACGGCGGACTGTCTCGATGCAGAACTTGGTCCTGACACCGATGAAATAGCGCCGACATCTGGCACGGTCGTCAACAACTCATGGAGTCTCTCCTCGACGTGTTTCTTAAACGCTCTGCAAGCCTCTGCCTGTGTCTTGCCGTCATCGCTGGGCTCGATCTTCGCCTCGATGATGCCTCCTCGCATCGCTACGAGAGTGGCTACGAAGCGACCATTCGGTCTGCGGGAAAAGAGTAGTCTGAACTGATAGTCTGTAAGGTTGAACTTGATTCTGCCGTTGTCGGATAGGACACTCAAAACCGCGTAGATGAATTGCTCACGGTCGGCATCGTTGCGGAAGATCTTCTTGTCAACCCATCTAGAACTTCATGAGCTTGACAAAAGGCCCATCGAGGTTAGCGACCGTACTTATCATCTTCCAGTCCATGGGTGGCTGCGACGGGCTCCAGTAGTGCTGCTGTGGCGAGTTTCAGACGGTCAGGGACTAGTGTAGGGGCTGCCGTTGCTGGTGTGTTGGGATGGGTGGCGTTGTGAGGCAACGCAGGAGATCATCTCGCCATAATCTCGACCTCCAAGCCGTGCCTGGTAACCAGTAAAGTCAGCTGAATCGATCAACATGGGGAAGGAAATCATACCATTTCGTCGGGAAGCTGCCTTTCTCCCTCCAAACATGTCCTCCTGGACCAGGCTCTCCATCCAGCCTATTGAGCACTCTAAGGTCAAAGTTCGCGTACAAGCTTGCCAACACTTTACTCATGCTCAGCCACGCAACATTCTTGCCAGGGCACTTCCTACTCGGACCACCAAAGCTCAGGTTTCTGGTCGTCATATCACTCAACTGCGCCTTGTCGGCATCCAGAAATCTCTCCGGCCTGAAAGATTCTGGCTCTGCGGCGAAGATCCGGTCATCGATGGCCAGTTGCTTCGATTGCATGCCAACTGTGTAGCCACCGGGGACGTAGTAACCATAAATCTCGATACCCGCTTTGGGTACGATGCGTGGCAAAGAAATAGCAACGTTGGGCCAAAGACGTAGTGCTTCGTGGATGCAGGCTTGGAGATAAGGGAGCTTCACTGCTTCGTTATAGGAGACGGGAACGCCTTTGATGACGCTTCCCGCCTGAATGGCAGCATCCATCTCAGCTCGTACACGAGCGTTGGCTTTCGGACTCATGCCAATTCCGACAATCACAGCGGCGAGCGTCCAGGACATTGTGTCTACGCCAGCTCCGAGGTTGGTAATGGAAAGACGAAAGCTCCACGTCAAGATGAACTCGGAATTCGATCTGCTGAGCTGGTGCATATCGTTGTGAAGACACGGTCTGAGCTGCTGGCCTTCATCCTCGGCCTTGGAGTGCTCCATCACCTTGGCGACACATTAAGGGGACACCGGGAGGTTGCTGTTCTTCAGCTCGAAGACGATGTTCCAAGGCATCCAATATTTGTCAAGGTAATTAAGCCATGGAAGATACCCGATCCAACCCCACCACTTCCACGTACTGTACGATCCATGTTTGCCATGTGATCATCGTCGCTGCCCTTCTCGATTGCGCCGTACGGCTGGCCAAACGTGAACTCGGTCATCATATCGACATTCATAATCTCCCACGCGTAATAGATATCCATGGGCCGATCGGTCATGGTCTTGAACCGTGTCAGCAATCGAGTTATGTTGTTGTCGATCAGATGCTCGTGTCTTTGAGCATTGCTGATTGAGTAAATTGGCCCAGCAAAGCGTTTCTGCAGCCTCAATTTCTCGATATTGTCCTCAGATAACATATTAAGATGTTCCCAGTTGTTTTTAGTGGCATCTCTCGGTGCTTCATAGAAACGTCCTTTCGTGAACTTAGTCCCGGCACCGTACACTTCTCAAAAGTAGTCCGGGTTGGAGAAGATGATCTCGTTCGGCGAAATGCGCACGACGGTTCCATACTGTTTGTGCAGTTTGAGGTCCAGGCGAGGTCGTCGTTGATGGAAAGCTTGCCATACGATCCATGGTGGAGTTATGCTTGCAAGAATGGGCCCAGGTACCTTAGCCAGTGGATGGAAGAAGCGATTGTATGCGATGTGGGCTACTAACAGCGCCAATGGTGTGTATATGATCCACATTGCTATCGATGGCGGTCAATCTGAGATGACTTGCGGTCGCAGCTAGATGTTACCTCCAGATGCGCCATAGGATGATCCTGTAGTGCTGCCCTGATGGCCTTTTAGTCAGAACGGTCAGACATCCTGAAGGATGAAGTTTATTTCGAAATGCCATCCGTCCAGTACTACCTATATAGGATGTACCTTATGATGTCAACCAGAAGGATGCCAGTAGAGATGAAGGACCGCCCACGCCATGCCTGCTGCCCTGATGCATGCTAAAGCTCCTGTTTGGTGCTGATGTCCCTGCTTGCATCCTCTGCGACAGTTCGCTCACAGTGCAAGTCCGCCCGGCGGCTGAGAGGTATCAAGTGTTCCTGTACATAGCATACATGTCTATTCTCTTACATGTATCGCTTTGGCATCCTTGCCGGGTATGTTCGTGTGCCTAGCAGCCAAGACCTCTACCAGTAATCCCCGTACTTTCCAAGCACATCACCACCTCTTAGTTCGCCGTGACCAGCATTCAATGCATCGAAATGTGTCGCAAGTTCCAACCCTCGCAGACGCTCCTTCTCCATATCGTCCCAAGTCCAGCTATCGTCAGCTAATTGTGCGGTGTGAGCCACGTCGGCTAATCTCGAGCTGACCTCGTCGACATCGGTTTGCGTGTTCCCATTCGCGGCGGGCGTGGCCGGTGTGCAGATGGCCGGTGTGCCGTTAGCGGATGCCTCGCCATCACGGGGAGGGAAGCCGATGCCTGCGGGCCTTGGAGGGAGTAGTCTCGACCTCTCCAACGGAATTTCGGGGTTTATCGTAAGGCGGCCCTTCTTGAAGACGTATCGTGCGATGGATGTCGCAAAGATGTGCTTCGTAAGATCCTGCTCCTCCTTCTTCACGGCTGCTTGGTGCTTCCTCGAGTTCTTCCAAGGCTGTAGAACATATGAGTCCGGCTTGATCGCCCCCTTCTTCACGATGTGCGAGATGGTGTAAAGCCACTTCCTATCCCAAGTCAAGACTCTGGTGTAGATCTCAAAGCTCTGCAGAGGCTCAATCTGACGCTGGAAAAAGCAGCTGACAGCGCCCAGTGCAACGATGTATTTTCCCTTTGCCTCGATGTTCGACTTTGGCAGACCTTCTTGGTCGCCGGAGTTGAGTCTTGCCAGTCCCGTCTTGATCACTGCTCCAATGTAATGCGCTCGGGAGACATCGAGGTCGGCGAAATAAGTGGAATTGGACTTGTGGAAGTTGTAGTCGGTGTCGTATGGCGTGTTGTATGAGTGCGTGATCATGGGAGCGAACAGGTGCTTCGGGGGTATGGGCCGTTT from Fulvia fulva chromosome 2, complete sequence harbors:
- a CDS encoding Phosphatidylinositol 4-kinase lsb6, producing the protein MPGKRPATSGYARIAQAEEEDSSDNEDPFNDPSNTISFPTTDYAPIQPRRRDSIRLPSGSNSPGRPGRRRRANSGVDIKAINARLERWADEIKDRFKRRRVKGKTSEEEQLEIHHSVFQAPDWIRPATKETLEADYGDEGERMSKLEFDDLVESVRTAIELGLHPKLIAQGSSGSYFARSSGGKVVGVFKPKDEEPYASKNPKWTKWIHRNLFPFAFGRAMLIPNLSYVSEAAAYVLDCQLRTNLVPYTDVVGFSSKSFHYDWMDRRAYYRKGRPLPEKLGSFQVFLKGYKGATDFFREHPWPDQSTQNFSNVPSQKRKRRKRWDENCRPKSRGGTDNDYDSDDEEEGTNSGSQSRQEHAFWSEELQQSFREELEKLVILDYVMRNTDRGTDNWMIKIDRETQKATIVSEPIQLDGKADDDVGYHRRKESMSATPNGEGTPKENAIPRVGAIDNSLSWPWKHPDAWRSYPFGWLFLPVSLIGRPFSEKTRKHFLPLLTSKEWWSETQVKLRRCFEIDADFQERMFARQMAVMKGQAWNVVETLKTPDHGPLELTRRNRVHVWDDLVDIPVAVPLPRASEEMRRRAAASNAADSQRRALAVATPPRRHEEEEEMDITSTLQPGTAANSADLLGLTGTSLPTGVNRFNQSRQPSAQDINRPEAQEVIKEHLSPELQPKELKFSPSTLNTGTRPGTYRSRTGENRMSHDIPRSQWQASPQTRSRRFSLNFSRSNSLGAFDDDGDLGYAAAADQESSMRKVIVERLEMVKSKPPVFTWC
- a CDS encoding Pre-mRNA-splicing factor CWC21, with protein sequence MSSNVGLTTPRGSGTSGYVQRNSANLRPRDNPKPYPTDIDSIKHRQRQPDKEMLEHDRKRETEVKVFELRDKLEDEGLDEDDIDDQCDALRKKLESEQSTSGGGPAAKGLKSHQVHELARAKMDESEKLRRALGISKDYEEGSHWKRQEERKLEMERERGKGEIGRDRD
- a CDS encoding Cell division cycle protein, with the translated sequence MPSATIDDISASSIMAEPIDDDASSSSTPSTLPFPPVTKSQIMHCSYHYWHPKYRAITPKARLIPLTQPFIDYLRADGIILPDDEEPVDHWDSDSGVFSSSDNPEARDDSDDEEEVDVAADWRDVHQSIKSTIDELGGKVMPKLNWSAPKDATWMNANTMECRTPSDIYLLLKSSDFVTHDLEHAFDDCVDTPDSTISQRDIPYHLVLRKAVPTFNPSVEFRCFVRERKLLCICQRDLNHFDFLLNMQDKLRSMIKEFFEVRLRDSFPDESFAFDVYIPQPYDRVWLVDFNPWAPRTDPILFSWLELLSMDAPQEPGPIPEGQFARLYFNAPKPEGLDTAALEAPANEIDGSSEEEEEDEEDADEELYLPELRLVRKTDPEAYSFATPQYSAHKLPKDVVEAGASGEGLREFARDWQNILEKRRGEDAAAESSDDD
- a CDS encoding Cytochrome P450 monooxygenase, producing the protein MLSEDNIEKLRLQKRFAGPIYSISNAQRHEHLIDNNITRLLTRFKTMTDRPMDIYYAWEIMNVDMMTEFTFGQPYGAIEKGSDDDHMANMDRTVMEHSKAEDEGQQLRPCLHNDMHQLSRSNSEFILTWSFRLSITNLGAGVDTMSWTLAAVIVGIGMSPKANARVRAEMDAAIQAGSVIKGVPVSYNEAVKLPYLQACIHEALRLWPNVAISLPRIVPKAGIEIYGYYVPGGYTVGMQSKQLAIDDRIFAAEPESFRPERFLDADKAQLSDMTTRNLSFGGPSRKCPGKNVAWLSMSKVLASLWVDKKIFRNDADREQFIYAVLSVLSDNGRIKFNLTDYQFRLLFSRRPNGRFVATLVAMRGGIIEAKIEPSDDGKTQAEACRAFKKHVEERLHELLTTVPDVGAISSVSGPSSASRQSAVPSRNTPGQIQLRSGQDLPPAYAKKG
- a CDS encoding putative thioesterase atnL, producing MSAATKVPVVAGTLALTGAVVALWRHPAVQDFIEKYLGTSASSTILKALIGAAALINLKHLPGFWHIRVLRGIIYQIYFQKRPIPPKHLFAPMITHSYNTPYDTDYNFHKSNSTYFADLDVSRAHYIGAVIKTGLARLNSGDQEGLPKSNIEAKGKYIVALGAVSCFFQRQIEPLQSFEIYTRVLTWDRKWLYTISHIVKKGAIKPDSYVLQPWKNSRKHQAAVKKEEQDLTKHIFATSIARYVFKKGRLTINPEIPLERSRLLPPRPAGIGFPPRDGEASANGTPAICTPATPAANGNTQTDVDEVSSRLADVAHTAQLADDSWTWDDMEKERLRGLELATHFDALNAGHGELRGGDVLGKYGDYW